A DNA window from Ornithodoros turicata isolate Travis chromosome 10, ASM3712646v1, whole genome shotgun sequence contains the following coding sequences:
- the LOC135369958 gene encoding nucleoside hydrolase-like has translation MRLVLDRHLIIDTDCGIDDALAIMLALNLPTSVEAVTCVAGNTDVDSICENVFRVLHLCRRSDIPVYRGCEQPLGGPYDHAHHYHGTDGLGGIAEEYPTGEMQIETTHAAVGLVSMAKRDPGKYTLVLLGPVTNAAVALTLDPGFTKNLKDIFVLGGNVAGRGNVLPGAEFNFKTDPQAIHVLLARAECPITIVPWEAVVNSTIPWDIFEEMCRRETSKSNFFKTVTRHTLTYHDEVSSDGFQLGDILAVVAALVPDAILESKKTRVAVELSGTYTKGQLVQAWTPDMLPTVKRTVDIASRFDKRLLSELLVRMLV, from the exons ATGCGGCTCGTCCTGGACAGACACCTGATCATCGACACCGACTGCGGTATCGACGATGCCCTGGCCATCATGCTGGCTCTCAACTTGCCCACGTCGGTTGAAGCTGTCACGTGTGTGGCAGGAAACACGGATGTAGACAGCATCTGCGAGAATGTCTTCAGGGTCCTGCATCTCTGCAGACGGTCAGAT ATCCCTGTGTACCGTGGCTGCGAACAACCCCTGGGAGGACCTTACGATCATGCTCATCACTACCATGGCACCGACGGCCTGGGAGGAATCGCGGAGGAATATCCCACCGGGGAAATGCAGATAGAGACAACGCACGCAGCTGTGGGCTTGGTCTCTATGGCCAAGCGGGATCCGGGGAAGTACACGCTGGTTCTCTTGGGACCCGTCACCAATGCAGCAGTTGCCCTAACGTTAGACCCCGGATTCACCAAGAATCTAAAAGACATCTTTGTGCTTGGTGGAAACGTCGCAG GGAGAGGCAACGTTCTACCCGGTGCagagttcaacttcaaaacggACCCACAAGCCATCCACGTGTTGCTTGCACGTGCAGAGTGTCCCATTACCATCGTGCCTTGGGAAGCCGTGGTCAACTCTACAATTCCGTGG GACATATTCGAGGAAATGTGCCGTCGAGAGACGTCAAAGAGCAACTTCTTCAAGACTGTCACACGTCATACTTTGACGTACCACGACGAAGTGTCCAGCGACGGCTTCCAGCTGGGAGACATCTTGGCCGTCGTGGCTGCCCTCGTGCCAGACGCCATTTTGGAGTCCAAGAAGACTCGCGTTGCCGTGGAACTCTCGGGTACCTACACCAAGGGCCAGTTGGTTCAAGCCTGGACGCCAGATATGTTGCCAACAGTGAAAAGAACGGTAGACATCGCTAGTCGGTTCGACAAGCGTCTGCTCTCAGAGTTGCTTGTCCGAATGCTGGTGTGA